A segment of the Lepus europaeus isolate LE1 chromosome X, mLepTim1.pri, whole genome shotgun sequence genome:
gaataaaattatctaTGGAGTTTTAATAAAGCCAGTTCAATTTTCTGAGCATTCGTTTTGCAAAGGTTTGCTTgagtggttgttttttttttttttttaacttcctgcAGTTCCAGTTTAGTAATGGCCTTCTGGCCAGATGTCCTCTCCCTTGAAATTACTGTGTGGAAAGAGCACTGGGACTGAGGAGACCACAAATCTAGAACTAGCTCTCTAGTTAACTAGTTAAATGCCTGATGTCTAACCATGTAACTTTCAAGGCATCTCTTGAGGATTCTCATCTGTAAATGTGAGTTGAGTTGGAGTAGCTGAACTTGAGTTCTCTCAACTCTGAATTCTGTGTCCCATTTTTGATCTAACGTTATTATTTGGTTATTTGCAAAAGTTAGATGTccaatttttatagaaaatatactttttttctaaaataaatgtatagtaATATGTATGTGTGGGTAGATCTGTTGTATGCTTATATAGAGAAATGCACACTTGAGAAACCCTTGTGGATTGTTTCAAAGCCAGTGAATAATATATGTTTAATACCAGTAAAATAGTTCAGAACTCTGTATTTCAAGGGAAAACTGCtttataatatctttaaaatgtaattagtTTTGTTACTTTTGCTTGGAACTTTTCACAGGTCAGTTTGCTATTACTATTTTTATGAGTGTGTGTAAATCAAAAAATTCAACCCctttaataattttgaaagtataCCAAGCCACCTTTCAGTGAGTAAAAACTTTGAAGTCTGTGGGACTCTGGATGAATTTCATTAAGGCAGTTGAGGTCAGGTTTTATGGTAAGTTACCATAACTCTGGCAAAATCATGGAGCCATAGTTCCAAGTAGGACTTTTTTTTAGTAATTTGTTTTGCTTAAATCTTTCATAATGATACAGACAGCTTAAGTTGTATAGGAATAAGTTACAGTAAAACAAAAGTGAAGGCTGCtttagaatttttattgttttagctCTCAGaattttgttataattttttctccttttgtggTTTCTGTGCCTTTTGATAGCTAAAGCATGgttattttcatgtttatcaGTTTAAATATTAATGATGGGTATTACTTATATATTGCAGCAATTGTGGTGAATCCAAGATTAGCCCagcattttaatttgttgagatgCAAGTATAAAATGAGTCCTGGATTTGGAGTCAGAAAACTTGGGTTGAATCACAATGTCCATTAGTAGGTACTTTACATTTCTGTAGCAGTAGCAGTAGTGGTAGTATTAATAGTGTGAgctcaatttttaataaaataatctgaACTGTTTGGGATCTCCTTTTCAGGATAGACGATCATGAAGTCTTTTGTggttaaaatatcattttctatttattctataaaaataaacttgCATAACTCTTTGGCAAAACTTGACTTCCAATATTGAGATTTGTTAATCTTACCCATGTTACTTTTACCATTTTTCTCCTCTAGAATAACAACAATCTTGAAGCCTGTTGCCGAGCCCTTTCCCAGGAGAGTAGCAAATACTTATATATGGAATACCATAGTCCAGATGACAATAGGATGAATAGAAATCGTCTTTTGCATATTAACCTGGGTATCCATTCTCCTAGTAGCTACCACCCAGGAGATGGAGCTCAACTTAATGGTGGTAGAACACTGGTACACAGCTCAAGTGATGGACATATTGATCCACAGCATACAGCAGGTAAACAGCTGATATGTTTAGTTCAGGAACcacactcagctccagctgttgtggctgctACTCCCAACTACAATCCATTTTTTATGAATGAACAAAACAGAAGTGCAGCTACTCCTCCTTCACAGCCACCTCAACAGCCATCTTCCATGCAAACAGCAATGAATCCATCTGCTATGCAAGGgccttcaccaccaccaccaccgcctcCTTCCTACATGCACATACCTCGGTATAGTACAAATCCAATTACTGTTACAGTATCCCAGAACCTCCCTTCTGGACAGACTGTACCCAGAGCTTTACAGATCCTTCCACAAATTCCGAGCAATCTCTATGGGTCTCCTGGTTCTATTTATATTAGACAGACATCTCAGAGTTCATCAGGAAGACAAACTCCTCAGAATACGCCATGGCAGTCCTCACCACAGGGCCCAGTGCCTCATTATAGCCAACGTCCTTTACCTGTTTATCCACACCAACAAAACTATCAGCCTTCTCAGTATTCTCCCAAACAACAGCAGATCCCTCAATCTGCCTACCATTCCCCACCTCCTTCTCAGTGTCCTTCACCCTTCAGCTCGCCACAGCATCAAGTGCAACCTTCCCAGTTGGGCCACCCAAGCTCCCACGTCTTTATGCCACCTAGTCCTTCAACTACTCCACCCCATCCGTATCAACAAGGACCTCCTAGCTATCAGAAACAGGGAAGTCATTCAGTAGCCTATCTCCCATACACAGCGTCTAGCTTACCCAAAGGTTCTATGAAGAAGATAGAAATTACAGTTGAACCTTCTCAAAGACCTGGGACAGCGATTACTAGGAGTCCTTCACCCATCAGTAATCAGCCGTCTCCTCGGAATCAGCACTCACTGTACACAGCCACCACGCCACCTTCAAGTTCTCCTTCAAGAGGGATACCTAGTCAACCAAAACCTCCGTTTAGTGTTAATCCTGTGTATATTACATATACACAGCCAACTGGACCTTCATGTGCTCCATCGCCGTCTCCTCGGGTGATACCAAACCCaactacagtttttaaaattacgGTAGGCCGAACGACGACTGAAAATCTTCTAAATTTAGTGGACCAAGAAGAGCGCTCTGCAGCACCAGAACCTATTCAGCCCATTTCAGTGATACCAGGCTCTGGGGGAGAAAAGGGAAGCCATAAGTATCAGAGGAGCACTAGTTCTGGATCAGACGACTATGCATATACACAAGGTAAATTTGTAGCTCTTTTAAATGTAATCTTTGTGGTAAAGTGGCAGTCTGTTATTCAAAATAAATTGTATTAGATGTTTACTTTTAAGTAAATGTCTACTATTTTTGACAGTTGGGCAGTAGCATTGTATTAAGAATGAGATTAATGCTTCAGAATTATCTGTggactttgttttaaaatatgaaagtgtaggcGTGATAGTGGTGACCTAATTTTTTAGGTAGAATGTACATTGGGAAAATCCATCAAAAATACAAGCCATAGAGTAGGAAGAGAGAGGTTCCTAGAGGGTGGACTAAAGTTCATCAAATGAAACAATTAGAAACTTTCCTAAAGATGATAGCCTGAAGGGCATGATATTTACAAGTCATATGTAAGAAATGGAATGGGTAACGAAGAACATTATTGGATTAGCTAATAGTAGACCTAACtaaatattagtttttaaaaagtctcttcaAACTTTCCAGATACCTGATAATCTAGTATTcttttaatatgtaaataatatgtggtttagtattttaatatgtaagaagggaaataattataattttaataacattcCTGGTATTTAACCTGTTTAAAACACACAAGTATAGTTAGATTCTTAGGGAAACTTAGCCTAACAGACCAAGAGGGATGTACAGGTTATGTCATTTAGGTAGCAATAGAAAAAGCTAAATTAAATCATCTGTGGAGGCAGAGCGGCAGTGTTAGACATGTGAGTAAATGCCAGCCTCCAGATTGGATGAGTCTTTTATACATTAGCAATGCATATAGTAAATGTCCAGTCATTTGTTCAATGTTACTCTCTGCATTGACTTTATCTGTAATGCTATAGCCTTGCTGTTACATCAGCGAGCAAGGATGGAGAGGTTAGCAAAGCAGTTGAAACTTGAGAAAGAGGAGCTAGAGCGGTTGAAGGCTGAAGTTAACGGTATGGAGCATGACCTGATGCAGAGACGGCTCAGGAGAGTCAGCTGCACCACTGCGATCCCAACCGTAAGTGACCTGGAGGGGAATACTGACAGGAGGGTGGGGACAGTGGCTGTCTAGgccatttgcttttctttcagaTTCTGTTCCTGTAGAGTTTTGGGGTTTATTTGGGTTGTTCTTAACACAGTACAAGCAGGATTTTTGCCTTCAGTACTTGTCAGaataatttgctttatttttctcacatGTGCAAATCCCATAGGTTCACCAGCATTTTCAAATGCAATTATAATTAAAGCATAGCACCTCATGTAAACTACTTTGTCGAAATACTAGAAGTGAAAAGAGCACCCTGactacacattttatatttttcctcacTGTATTCATTTATCCTTCTAAacatgatacttttttaaaacaattaaaattagtttTCTGAGCACATTAATACAAATGAGTTAGAATGACATCAGTTTGAATTTTAGAAAAGTGTTGATGGTAGAATATTTTAATGCAGCGTATTTTTCATTAAGTGTAAGTATTTCTAGAAACTTAGCTAACAGAATTGACTGATAACAGTCCTAAAGGGAACTGCTCTAATGACAGCATGCAGATAATAATTTAACACGTTGGTTAATGAATATGACTTCTTACAATCTCTGAATTTTGAAACATGTTTCCTAAAGTCTTGTGATGTCACAAGCATGCTGTGCTCCAACCTGTCATTTCACCTTTCAACATTCATGTGTTCGATAGGCTTTTTTTTTATACAATTTATGAATGTGGTACTACGCTAGGTGCTTAGCACAAACCTGCCAGTGGGGAAAAGTAGATACATCTACAGATAATTACAATATAGTATGGTAAGTGCTGCATATGCTCATGGGTAATGAGGCAGCTTAGCCATCAGCTGATTTCTGAATATACTTGATGAACTTCTCCACTTTCTCACACTGTCGTCCTGCTGGAATGCCCTTCTGAAATTCGGCACATGTAAACCTGTCAGCGCTTCAAGGCTCGACTTGACCTCTGCTTTTTCCACAAAGCCTTTCCTCATAACCTCTCTAAGTGTACAGGTTTAGAGAAGTGAATATAGACAAGGGACATATATaactcttcaaagagttcatcttggaaaatgcatattataaaaagtattagtcatggatttcaaaaatttttgcactaaaataaacttagcttttagtcccattttcccacattttgaagtaccttgtatGTTAGACTTGGCAGTGAGCCTGtctgcagctctctgctcataGAGAAGTTTATACCTGAGGTTCCTGGCTTTACAGTCTGTAAATTCCCTGAAATCATTCTGTACAGCATTTCCTATGTGAGATTGTGTGAGAAGTGGCTTTATAACTCATCGGATTTGCAAAAGTTATTAGATTGAAGGGGAGAAAAAGACGAGGAACCATTCCCCTAGATGATACACAGTACTGCTGtaggcagagaggaaaagggaaggcATTTTAGAAGGGAAAAGAACGTGAGGTACTGAAGGCTTGAGGACAAGATGGAGATGGACTCTGTGGTGGCAGTAAATACAGTTCCCTGGCTTAAGCCCGAGATTCCACTGAGTTTACTGAGGATAATGTGCATAGCTGGAGTGGGGCTTAGACCTTGAATCCTTAAGTCAAGGTGTTTGAACTTTATTCTGTTCATAACAGGGAGCCAGTGGAAGTTTTTGAGAAAAAGATTAAGAATAATTTATTcaataattgattaatttttctaATACTGACTGTTCCTTGGTTGAGTTAGAAGGAAGCTTCAAAATTACATAGCTATCTTTAACTGAAAGTTGGTTGTATGTATGTAATCAAATTTTTGCCTCATTTTCtccatttgaaattttttttaaagatttatttatttgaaaggaagagttaggagAGACGGAGAgctgttctatccactggttcactccccaaatggccataacagccagagctgagccagtccagagccaggagccaggagattcttccgggtttttcacgtggatgcaggggcccaagggctttggccaccctctgctgctttcccaggcacattagcagggaggtggatcaaaagtggaacagccaggactgggaatcATTGCCCTTACCCCCCATTTGAAATCTTAAATGAGTCCTCTGATTGGGGtgtaacccatgtgggaatccACCAATGGTGGCTGGGTACTCTGTCATCCTTTAGGTACCTGTAGAGCATAAACAGATTTTCTtagcatgaaaataatttttagtaacCATGTAAGCTTTGGTTAGCAACTACTTGCTGTGTGATAATCCCTGCTAAATAaaaccctattttttttttttttcgggaaGTGGAGCACTATCTCACGTAGTATAGATTAGTGCTTCccaaaaaaaattccaattttaGATCAGAGCTTCttttgaaaggggaaaaaaaagttgctGAAACTACTCCCCTGGGCTGTGATTTTAGCTTTTTATTAAAGCAGGCAGAATAATGTAATGAACCCCATGTTGCCATCACCCAGCTTCAGAAATTGGTAGTTCATATGGATAATATTTGAGAGAAGAAATTTGAGTCTTCAGGCCTAGCGAAAAATGGAGGACAGTTGTGAGTGCATGGGCTAAGGGACACATCTGTGTCATATGGTAGGCTTTCCGAGTCAGGTAGATTTGTATTCTACTTCAGCTACTTGTGCCAGTGTATCTGTGGATGAGTAACTTCTCTCTGCTTGTTTTCTTAGCTATAAAATGTATATGGTAGAATACCCATCCTATGAGATTTTTGTTAGGATTATGTATGTTGAGCAGTTTACATAATACCCAACGAATAGTGTTGTTACACATAAATGTAGAACATGTTAGAAAACTTTGATTTGCTTTTAAGAACATGCATGACAGAGATATACTTATGTAGGAGATTAATTAAGCAATAAATCATTAGTCAGAATTCTCCTTTGGTTCATTGAGGTTTGTGTGAGGAACCGTAGCGTAATGGAAAGAGCACCCACATAGGCTTGGGAGTCATGGTAGTGCTGGCGCTCACCGAGTGTAACTTCTCTGCATTTGATTTTCCCTATCTATGAAAAGGAATTATAAGTACACTGTAATGTGGTTGTCAAGGTGCAGGGACAGTGTAGGAGTAGGCATTCAGTAAATGGCTGTCCTTACTATTGCCCCACTTGTGTGTGGGAACATCCAATAGAGAACTGACCTTTTTGCTAAGCATTTACTGCTATCTtcagtttttcaaagaaattttcaaTGATTGAGTACGAATTTGGTTAGAAAGGTGCTTATTCTTAATGAGACTGGAATGCCCACCTGGGACTACCTGTATGTACAGTTGCAGAAACTTGGAGTTACAGTGAAATAGGCTCTccttagaaaaaagcaaagtgcaGGATGCATAGTGGTGTTGTTCTTACAGTCTGCTATTTACAACACATTGTACTAAAAGCTGTAGAAGAAGTCTTCTCTTCAAGAGTCTGTGTGTGGAAAGATACCTGTTTGTCTCTAAATCTGTGTGGATTTGTGCTTGTGAAAGAGAAGAGATAATGTAAGATAGTAAATCAGGTACTGGCCAGCTAAATGGTAACTATGTTAAGTACTTTTAAGAGTTCTGAGAAATGTTTGCTTTTTACTAATAGGGTTCAAAGATGAGCGAGTTTCATGGAGGAAggggatattttaaattttaccttGAAAGAAAAATGGGATTTTAATCAGCAGAAAGCTGCCAGTTGCCCCCTTCCCCCAagttctctccccgcccccattcATCCTGTTCTGACAAATTGGGTTTTTGGACTGTCTCACAGCTTTACGTCCCAGTTGCATAGTGGGACAAGTCACTTAAGAACACCTACGTGATCTTCAGTGTTGGTCTCTGTGGCAAAAACAGTTGGCTTAAGCTTTTCACAAAAGGCGGCAGAAATTCCTTAAgagtttttcattttgaaatgtcaGGTACAAACATCCAGTTACCTTAAAAACCACTTTCGATAATACATAGCCAGTCCTAAAACCCCTCCTTTGTGGAAGCAGTGTGCTTCTGATAAGCGGCAGTAACTTTTCAGAAACAGCTTTTTTTCTGCCCCTCAGTTTAATCAGAAGCTATGAACAGGGACACCGAAATCTTACAGATAAACCCTCAGTGAGTTCCGGTGGTTCTGCCGGCTTTGGAAATGAGTGCGCTGAGGAACGTTGGTTTTCGTTCCAAGTCAATGTGCAGTAGCCTCTTGATTATGAAGTCTAATATCTTCATATTACAGTATAAAGCTTCACTATGCAGGGCCATCGTGGCTGGAACATCTCTGCCATCTCCACCCCCAAAGATATTTAGGAAGGATCAGCCCCCTCAGGTACTCGACTTTTCTGATAGGACCTACAAAGAAAGGTGGATTCTTATGCACATTCCAAGGAAGATGGCATCACTCTCTGGAGCCCTTAACTAAGTGCTTTAAATATAGATGTTTAAGTGTGTGTTTTAAAGTGCTCAGTTTTGCTTCGTGGGCAAGGCATAAGCATTTTATACATTAATGTCACATAGTTTATCCACAGGAATGAAAAAAGAAGAGCAATCCCTAGTAAACATTACCAAGTGACTCATTGTTCTTTAGCATTCTAAGGGATTGTAGCTATTATTATATTCTGCCTTTATATCACTCAAGTTAAACTTTGGTACCTGCTAATTTAACAAGCGTTCTCGGTGATTCTGGTACTACCTTCTAAGGACATGAGATCTTGATTTTTTGTGAATTAAGATACTTACTCTCATTTTACTTCATCGTTAAAAATCAGCACATCTAGCCCTTAGCAGAATACTTGTTTTGAACAGAAGTTTCTTATTTTCCTGTAGtaattgacaattttttttttgattgatgtGCTTGTGATCACCGTAGTAATTGACTTTATACCTGGCTGTACTGAAAGCTTCAATACTCATGCCTGTGCATTCTGAACCCTGACTTTATTTTATACTgtacataaatgtaaaaaaactAGGGATGGTACAAGCCTCCAAAAATCTTTAATGGAAGATTAGGACTCCTCCCATTTCTGTACCTCCTGTATGCCCCTGAACAGCCTGACTAGTGGCTAGGCTGGAAAGGACACGGCAAAAGAAAAAGTTTAAGAAAGGAGCCCATTTGTTCCTGAAATTTTCATGCACTAGATTAATTGCTTCCTTTGACCCAAGAAAAAAGATTCAAAGTTTTCtgtttgaattttatataaatcctGGCTCTACCACTTTGTAACTTTGAGAAAAGTCTGATTtctctgtgcctccatttcctcatctaaaTTTGGCATGGTACTAGTACCTGCCTTAAGGGGTTGCTTAGAGGAAGGAATGGCAGCGTTCTGGTAAACATAGTGCCTGGCTCCTAGTAAGCACTCATTAAAATTGGTTCTATTGTAATTTTTACCAGACTGGACAAGACAAATTTCAAATTGCTTGATTGAAAAATTGATTATTATAGTTTACCCTACagtgaaaacagaaatgaaattctCAGTGATCTACAATTAAAACAGTAGTATCTTTATATGATAGAAACTGTCCAGTATGGTAGTATACAGATTTTATTTAGACATGGCTGTTCTGATGTCCCCACTTTACCTGACTGTTCCCTTTAAAAACACACATAGGACTTTGAAACATGCCCTCTTATAGACTAAGGCCGTGTTCTTGGTATTACCCAATCAGAATAATTAACATGAAACACAGTTCTTAAATGTTGGGCTTGATAATGACTTTCCCACCATTGCTATTTTGGGTCCTTTCTTACT
Coding sequences within it:
- the TAB3 gene encoding TGF-beta-activated kinase 1 and MAP3K7-binding protein 3 isoform X3; amino-acid sequence: MAQSNPQLDIQVLHDLRQRFPEIPEVVVSQCMLQNNNNLEACCRALSQESSKYLYMEYHSPDDNRMNRNRLLHINLGIHSPSSYHPGDGAQLNGGRTLVHSSSDGHIDPQHTAGKQLICLVQEPHSAPAVVAATPNYNPFFMNEQNRSAATPPSQPPQQPSSMQTAMNPSAMQGPSPPPPPPPSYMHIPRYSTNPITVTVSQNLPSGQTVPRALQILPQIPSNLYGSPGSIYIRQTSQSSSGRQTPQNTPWQSSPQGPVPHYSQRPLPVYPHQQNYQPSQYSPKQQQIPQSAYHSPPPSQCPSPFSSPQHQVQPSQLGHPSSHVFMPPSPSTTPPHPYQQGPPSYQKQGSHSVAYLPYTASSLPKGSMKKIEITVEPSQRPGTAITRSPSPISNQPSPRNQHSLYTATTPPSSSPSRGIPSQPKPPFSVNPVYITYTQPTGPSCAPSPSPRVIPNPTTVFKITVGRTTTENLLNLVDQEERSAAPEPIQPISVIPGSGGEKGSHKYQRSTSSGSDDYAYTQALLLHQRARMERLAKQLKLEKEELERLKAEVNGMEHDLMQRRLRRVSCTTAIPTPEEMTRLRSMNRQLQINVDCTLKEVDLLQSRGNFDPKAMNNFYDNIEPGPIVPPKPSKKEHLPGSRQSPRPQPRDEDYEGAPWNCDSCTFLNHPALNRCEQCEMPRYT
- the TAB3 gene encoding TGF-beta-activated kinase 1 and MAP3K7-binding protein 3 isoform X1, producing the protein MAQSNPQLDIQVLHDLRQRFPEIPEVVVSQCMLQNNNNLEACCRALSQESSKYLYMEYHSPDDNRMNRNRLLHINLGIHSPSSYHPGDGAQLNGGRTLVHSSSDGHIDPQHTAGKQLICLVQEPHSAPAVVAATPNYNPFFMNEQNRSAATPPSQPPQQPSSMQTAMNPSAMQGPSPPPPPPPSYMHIPRYSTNPITVTVSQNLPSGQTVPRALQILPQIPSNLYGSPGSIYIRQTSQSSSGRQTPQNTPWQSSPQGPVPHYSQRPLPVYPHQQNYQPSQYSPKQQQIPQSAYHSPPPSQCPSPFSSPQHQVQPSQLGHPSSHVFMPPSPSTTPPHPYQQGPPSYQKQGSHSVAYLPYTASSLPKGSMKKIEITVEPSQRPGTAITRSPSPISNQPSPRNQHSLYTATTPPSSSPSRGIPSQPKPPFSVNPVYITYTQPTGPSCAPSPSPRVIPNPTTVFKITVGRTTTENLLNLVDQEERSAAPEPIQPISVIPGSGGEKGSHKYQRSTSSGSDDYAYTQALLLHQRARMERLAKQLKLEKEELERLKAEVNGMEHDLMQRRLRRVSCTTAIPTPEEMTRLRSMNRQLQINVDCTLKEVDLLQSRGNFDPKAMNNFYDNIEPGPIVPPKPSKKDSSDPCTIERKARRISVTSKVQADVHDTQAAAAEEHLPGSRQSPRPQPRDEDYEGAPWNCDSCTFLNHPALNRCEQCEMPRYT
- the TAB3 gene encoding TGF-beta-activated kinase 1 and MAP3K7-binding protein 3 isoform X2, with product MAQSNPQLDIQVLHDLRQRFPEIPEVVVSQCMLQNNNNLEACCRALSQESSKYLYMEYHSPDDNRMNRNRLLHINLGIHSPSSYHPGDGAQLNGGRTLVHSSSDGHIDPQHTAGKQLICLVQEPHSAPAVVAATPNYNPFFMNEQNRSAATPPSQPPQQPSSMQTAMNPSAMQGPSPPPPPPPSYMHIPRYSTNPITVTVSQNLPSGQTVPRALQILPQIPSNLYGSPGSIYIRQTSQSSSGRQTPQNTPWQSSPQGPVPHYSQRPLPVYPHQQNYQPSQYSPKQQQIPQSAYHSPPPSQCPSPFSSPQHQVQPSQLGHPSSHVFMPPSPSTTPPHPYQQGPPSYQKQGSHSVAYLPYTASSLPKGSMKKIEITVEPSQRPGTAITRSPSPISNQPSPRNQHSLYTATTPPSSSPSRGIPSQPKPPFSVNPVYITYTQPTGPSCAPSPSPRVIPNPTTVFKITVGRTTTENLLNLVDQEERSAAPEPIQPISVIPGSGGEKGSHKYQRSTSSGSDDYAYTQALLLHQRARMERLAKQLKLEKEELERLKAEVNGMEHDLMQRRLRRVSCTTAIPTPEEMTRLRSMNRQLQINVDCTLKEVDLLQSRGNFDPKAMNNFYDNIEPGPIVPPKPSKKDSSDPCTIERKARRISVTSKVQADVHDTQAAAAEVFKKKQLGKSSFNIYTTPCPIIEDCIWNEHGKMEGKNEVN